In one Acidimicrobium ferrooxidans DSM 10331 genomic region, the following are encoded:
- the gcvH gene encoding glycine cleavage system protein GcvH: MEFPDDLRYTADHEWLRTMDDETTQVGVTDYAQDALGDVVYVGLPEVGRSVRAGEPIAEVESTKSVSDVFSPLSGDVVAVNEALREAPELINRDPYGEGWIVTIRPTGSTDETAGLMDAASYRDLVHKA, encoded by the coding sequence ATGGAGTTCCCTGACGACCTGCGCTACACCGCAGACCACGAATGGCTTCGCACGATGGACGACGAGACCACCCAGGTCGGCGTGACCGACTACGCCCAAGACGCGCTCGGCGACGTCGTCTACGTCGGCCTGCCCGAGGTCGGACGATCCGTGCGCGCAGGAGAACCGATCGCGGAGGTCGAGTCCACGAAGTCGGTCTCGGACGTCTTCAGCCCGCTCAGTGGCGACGTCGTCGCGGTGAACGAGGCGCTGCGCGAGGCGCCTGAGCTCATCAACCGTGACCCCTACGGCGAAGGCTGGATCGTGACGATCCGTCCCACGGGGTCGACGGACGAGACCGCTGGCCTCATGGACGCAGCGAGCTATCGCGACCTCGTGCACAAGGCGTGA
- a CDS encoding FHA domain-containing protein, which produces MSEGGASCPVCGAPLPAGSHFCPRCGAAITDDDRGDVTGTLAIDAIEHLAEEAPSGPTTTTPVLLLRSGPQAGSWFALDRDVVTVGRHPDSDVFLNDVTVSRRHAEIRREGDAYVLYDAGSLNGTYVNHERHERAPLHHGAEIQIGRFRFTFFVPETA; this is translated from the coding sequence GTGAGCGAGGGGGGTGCCTCCTGTCCCGTGTGTGGCGCGCCACTACCGGCAGGGTCACACTTCTGTCCACGATGTGGTGCCGCCATCACCGATGACGATCGAGGTGACGTCACCGGGACACTGGCGATCGACGCGATCGAGCATCTCGCCGAGGAGGCGCCGTCGGGTCCGACCACGACGACGCCCGTGCTGCTGCTTCGATCGGGCCCGCAGGCCGGTTCGTGGTTCGCACTCGACAGGGACGTCGTGACGGTGGGACGCCATCCCGATTCCGATGTGTTCCTCAACGACGTCACCGTCTCTCGACGCCACGCCGAAATTCGTCGCGAGGGTGACGCCTACGTCCTCTACGACGCCGGATCCCTGAACGGGACCTACGTCAATCACGAACGGCACGAGCGTGCGCCACTGCATCATGGTGCCGAAATTCAGATCGGTCGCTTTCGCTTCACCTTCTTCGTACCGGAGACCGCGTGA
- a CDS encoding MerR family transcriptional regulator, whose translation MNSSQHLRIVPEPEYSIKDVLALLQEEFPEVTISKIRFLESQGLISPERTPSGYRRFYDHDIARLRHVLRLQKSTYMPLKKIKEHLDAGTQPSDLFSEDAVAGQGNAETSAVTPNESEPEAGSSAEASRSDAPGLLDEHDALARAGANASTLRAALDHGMIVGITKGRERYLTLEEVEILALLASLERHGLEPRHLRFVRSFAEREVGLIEQVLAPVLSMSHRHPERARTAIAELAELLGALTTALTTRDLERLDPHARRTL comes from the coding sequence GTGAACTCCTCTCAACACCTCCGCATCGTTCCCGAACCCGAATACTCGATCAAGGACGTCCTCGCGCTCTTGCAAGAGGAGTTCCCAGAGGTCACGATCTCCAAGATCCGGTTCCTCGAGAGCCAGGGCCTCATCAGTCCGGAACGCACGCCATCGGGCTACCGACGCTTCTACGATCACGACATCGCCCGGCTGCGCCATGTCCTGCGGCTCCAGAAGTCCACCTACATGCCGCTGAAGAAGATCAAGGAGCACCTCGACGCCGGCACCCAACCGTCCGACCTCTTCTCCGAGGACGCCGTCGCCGGCCAAGGCAACGCCGAGACGAGCGCCGTCACGCCGAACGAGTCGGAGCCCGAGGCCGGTTCGAGCGCAGAGGCATCACGATCCGACGCCCCTGGCCTCCTCGACGAGCACGACGCCCTCGCTCGTGCGGGTGCGAACGCCTCGACGCTTCGCGCGGCCCTGGATCATGGGATGATCGTCGGCATCACGAAGGGCCGTGAGCGCTACCTCACGCTCGAAGAGGTCGAGATCCTTGCACTGCTCGCCAGCCTCGAGCGCCATGGGCTCGAACCCCGTCACCTCCGCTTCGTTCGCTCGTTCGCCGAACGCGAAGTCGGCCTCATCGAGCAGGTGCTCGCACCGGTGCTCTCGATGAGCCATCGTCACCCCGAGCGCGCGCGCACCGCGATCGCCGAGCTCGCCGAGCTCCTCGGTGCCCTGACCACCGCGCTCACGACCCGCGACCTCGAGCGGCTCGATCCGCATGCGCGGCGAACACTCTGA
- a CDS encoding bifunctional nuclease family protein, with protein MVEVEVAGVRVDLRSNAPVLLLQERRDPHRVVPIFIGVPEANAIHLALSQVDPPRPLTHDLLRLVIEELDAEVVRAEVTELRAGTYYASVVLAQGGIEREISARPSDAVALALRTSSPIFVDEAVMDAEGAVLDDAEPTSSGDEDELLGEFRDFIEHLRPEDFSD; from the coding sequence ATGGTGGAAGTCGAAGTCGCTGGCGTTCGAGTCGACCTTCGGTCCAACGCACCAGTCCTGCTCCTCCAGGAGCGACGCGACCCGCATCGGGTCGTGCCGATCTTCATCGGTGTTCCCGAGGCGAACGCGATTCACCTTGCCCTGTCGCAGGTGGACCCGCCGCGGCCGCTCACGCACGATCTGCTGCGTCTCGTCATCGAAGAGCTCGACGCTGAGGTCGTCCGGGCCGAGGTGACCGAGCTGCGGGCGGGAACCTACTACGCCTCCGTGGTGCTCGCCCAAGGCGGGATCGAGCGCGAGATCTCGGCGCGTCCGTCGGACGCGGTCGCACTGGCGCTCCGAACGTCGAGCCCGATCTTCGTGGATGAGGCGGTGATGGACGCCGAGGGTGCAGTGTTGGACGATGCCGAGCCTACGTCCTCGGGGGACGAGGACGAACTCCTCGGAGAGTTCCGCGACTTCATCGAACACCTACGGCCGGAGGACTTTTCGGACTGA
- a CDS encoding cytochrome c biogenesis CcdA family protein, with the protein MALGVGYVVAFGGGVLSFASPCVLPLVPAYLSVVSGAPTRELEAGGVAVARRVAGRTAQFVLGFAVVFIAMGLTASALGQTLVRHHALLERASGVVLLAMAVLLVLSVLGRFPILFAEKRWHPRLERFGRFAAPVAGMAFAFGWTPCIGPILASVFAVAATQGQLLQGALLLGAYSLGLGVPFLLFGLAFSRAVTATRALRKHLRTVTLVAAGVLAVFGVVMVANDFAWITQHLESAASAVGLSALNRLG; encoded by the coding sequence GTGGCACTCGGAGTCGGCTACGTGGTCGCGTTCGGCGGTGGCGTGCTGTCGTTCGCCTCACCGTGCGTCCTGCCGTTGGTGCCCGCCTATCTCTCGGTCGTCTCCGGGGCACCGACGCGCGAGCTCGAAGCGGGAGGGGTGGCGGTCGCCCGGCGGGTGGCGGGGCGCACCGCCCAGTTCGTCCTCGGGTTCGCCGTGGTCTTCATCGCCATGGGCTTGACCGCTTCCGCGCTCGGACAGACCCTCGTCCGTCATCATGCGTTGCTCGAGCGGGCGAGCGGCGTCGTGCTCCTCGCCATGGCCGTACTCCTCGTGCTCTCGGTCCTCGGGCGATTCCCGATCCTGTTCGCCGAGAAGCGTTGGCATCCGAGGCTCGAGCGATTCGGTCGCTTTGCGGCGCCGGTCGCCGGGATGGCGTTCGCGTTCGGTTGGACACCGTGCATCGGCCCCATCCTTGCGTCGGTGTTCGCCGTGGCGGCGACCCAGGGCCAGCTCCTGCAGGGAGCGCTGTTGCTCGGGGCCTACTCGCTCGGGCTGGGCGTGCCGTTTCTCCTGTTCGGACTCGCGTTCTCGCGCGCGGTGACCGCGACACGGGCGCTGCGCAAGCACCTGCGGACCGTGACGCTGGTGGCGGCGGGCGTCCTCGCCGTGTTCGGCGTAGTGATGGTGGCCAACGACTTCGCCTGGATCACGCAGCACCTCGAGTCGGCGGCCAGTGCGGTCGGTCTGTCCGCGCTGAACCGTCTCGGGTAA
- a CDS encoding MFS transporter, with product MTQGSHRHRSGLAIAVIAGAQLMIVLDLTIVNVALPTIQHALHFSPTGLSWIVNAYTLVFGGLLLLGGRSGDLFGRRRMFMVGVALFAIASVFSGLATSQAWLITGRALQGIGAAIASPTALALISATFTEARERGRAFAIYSAVSAGGAAIGLLAGGLLTQYASWQWVFYVNAPIAALLLVAAPRVLAETERHHGSVDVPGALTGTGGLALVVYGLIHASTTSWSNVTTIAVLAGGVVALGAFIVIERVRREPLIDFQILAKRERGGAVAMILFVAASMFSVFFFVSQFMQDVVGYSPVRTGLAFLPMTLGIMITAQLVSRNLHRVGPKPFMVGGSVLIAVAMGLLSQMRASWGYLDLLGPLVILAIGAGSSFVSLFPTATHGVEPRRVGMASALVTVGQQVGGTLGLSILVTVTVAAAKRHAAALAPRLASGHLTPQALTILAEVHGWAAGFAVATGFGVIGLLIGLIVVPHLGPTATEGAAEGSAVAA from the coding sequence ATGACGCAAGGTTCGCACCGACACCGCTCAGGACTTGCGATCGCCGTCATCGCCGGCGCACAGCTCATGATCGTGCTCGATCTCACGATCGTCAACGTGGCGTTGCCGACGATCCAACACGCTCTCCACTTCTCGCCGACTGGCCTCTCGTGGATCGTGAACGCCTATACGTTGGTCTTCGGCGGGCTCCTGCTCCTCGGCGGGCGCTCCGGCGACCTCTTCGGCCGACGTCGCATGTTCATGGTGGGGGTTGCCCTCTTCGCGATCGCGAGCGTGTTCTCCGGACTGGCGACCTCGCAGGCCTGGCTGATCACCGGCCGTGCCCTGCAGGGCATCGGCGCCGCGATCGCCTCACCGACCGCCCTCGCCCTGATCTCTGCGACCTTCACCGAGGCACGTGAGCGCGGACGGGCCTTCGCGATCTATTCCGCGGTGTCGGCGGGTGGAGCAGCGATCGGGCTGCTCGCTGGCGGTCTGCTTACCCAATACGCATCATGGCAGTGGGTCTTCTACGTCAACGCTCCGATCGCCGCGCTCTTGCTCGTTGCCGCGCCGCGGGTGCTCGCAGAGACCGAACGTCACCACGGCAGCGTGGACGTGCCTGGAGCCCTGACGGGTACCGGCGGCCTCGCGCTCGTGGTCTACGGCCTCATCCATGCCTCCACCACCTCTTGGTCCAATGTGACGACGATTGCGGTCCTCGCTGGCGGGGTCGTTGCGCTCGGCGCGTTCATCGTCATCGAACGTGTCCGACGTGAGCCACTCATCGACTTCCAGATCCTCGCCAAGCGTGAACGGGGCGGCGCTGTCGCGATGATCCTGTTCGTCGCGGCCTCGATGTTCTCCGTCTTCTTCTTCGTGTCCCAGTTCATGCAAGACGTCGTCGGCTACTCGCCGGTGCGAACCGGTCTCGCGTTCTTGCCGATGACGCTCGGCATCATGATCACGGCCCAGCTCGTGTCCCGCAACCTGCACCGCGTCGGCCCGAAGCCGTTCATGGTCGGTGGGAGCGTGCTCATCGCCGTCGCCATGGGCCTGCTGTCCCAGATGCGAGCCTCGTGGGGCTATCTCGACCTCCTCGGCCCGCTCGTCATCCTCGCCATCGGCGCCGGGAGCTCCTTCGTCTCTCTCTTCCCCACCGCGACCCACGGCGTCGAACCGCGTCGCGTCGGCATGGCCTCGGCCCTCGTGACCGTCGGACAGCAGGTCGGTGGCACGCTCGGCTTGTCCATCCTCGTCACCGTCACCGTGGCCGCGGCCAAGCGGCATGCGGCAGCCCTCGCTCCGCGCCTCGCCAGCGGCCACCTCACACCCCAGGCACTCACGATCCTCGCCGAGGTGCATGGCTGGGCGGCCGGCTTCGCGGTCGCGACAGGATTCGGCGTGATCGGGCTGCTCATCGGTTTGATCGTGGTCCCGCACCTTGGACCAACTGCGACCGAAGGAGCGGCGGAAGGGTCGGCGGTCGCCGCGTAG